The Hermetia illucens chromosome 2, iHerIll2.2.curated.20191125, whole genome shotgun sequence genomic interval gaTATTGGGACcagttccatctgtcagcgcaattgaagtcgaggaggcaataaaacgaatgaaatcggggaaagccacaggacctgacgacatcacatctgagctctggaaaacgaagagctgggacccaacagtgtggctcagtgaattctttaatcgggttattcaggaaggaagaacaccatctgactggcaagaaagtaccactgttctaatatggaaaaagaaaggtagtccagcagcagAATCGTTGAAATATCCCTGAATCAAGCCTAATTAGTCAAAAACTGCgggactactgacgcaatacacgctgcgcggttactcatggagaaacaccgtgagaaaaatCGCCctcttctggatctagagaaagcgtttgaccgtgtgccacatgaactcatctggtatgctttacgacaacacttagtgcccgAAGAACTCGTGCGAGGGATTCAATTGCtgaaccacgatccgaaaagtaaagttcgaagtatggcgggtgtatcaaaaccgcttcgtgtctctgttggtgtccatcaagcaagcgccctctcaccactcctctttattcttgttatgggcaccgccacacgggatatccaacgtccagcgccctacacactgctttatgcagatgatgttttcctagcatctgatagcaacttgtcccaaaatggaatgatcgtctcatgactcaactgaacttttgacgaccgatccccatgaaacaggcacaatcactgtcagcgccagtgatttgcccagagctgagtgatttaaatacctcgggtcaacgctatcatccaatggagaactgcgttatgaaattgcttcatgcattatcgcaacctggatgaattggcgttccacaactggtgtcctttgtgatcgacgtatcaacgaacgtctcaaatctaaaatttaccgcaatatcgccCGTATGttagctctctatggttctgagcgttgACCGACTATAGAAgagaatgaatggcgtcttgcgataatggagacgaagatgttacgttggactagtggcgtgacacggtttgatcacattcgaaatgaggatatctgcgattgttatggtgttgcaccgatcaggaaaaaattgcgagagagccgtcttcaatggtatggtcatgtaattcgttctaactagaattcacttgctaagattggtctgaacatcgaagtcgatggtaaacaaacaaaaggcaagccgaaacaacggtggcttgatacgctggatggggatttaaaagtctcgagattgcaatcagatcagacattcgatagagctaaatggcgaaaccgatcacgacgagccgaccctgcttgtgaacgggacaaaggctgaagaaaaagaagaagatgatcaCCTGATCTGTCAATTCTGACGAAATCAACTTGAATAAATGATGGAGCAGGGAGTAATGCGGGGGCTggaaagtggtaatttcttcCACAGTCCCATTCTCAGCAGTTACCAGCCGAGATTTTTGGCCGACGGGAGAAATCTAGAGGAAACACTAGGTGAATTGCTATTACtgaaaaattttgaatgaagCATGCTTTCATGTTTCCGAGGATTGGGATACGATCTACTCAATTATCGGATCCCTTTGTTTACGATCTATTTTTCTCACAATATTTGAAAGCAGGAGGAAGTAAAGAATTTGCGATAAAGTGAGATGCAATTGGATTCTAAATTCTCCGCCCCAATTGCATAAATTTCGTGCCTTAGAAGTACACAGTAACAAATTATAAAACTTAAATTGGAAAATCTAATTAGTTTCAAGAAGCGATGCACCTGTATTTCATGCTAACTGCTTAAATTGTTAAATCTGACCTGCGTTCAGTGGATAAAGAAGTCTGGAAACCGCAAGTTCCAGAtatgaaagttttgtgtattgcttatatagcTCGTAATGTGTACGCGTTTAATTTGTCAgtccattcactttagtatgatactgacattcttaaaatgcaataaatttgcacaaaagtgacaactgaCCGATTTCGAACTCCCGCTCTCCTTCGGTTTgcaaccagcttcggaaagtattaatcgagaccttttatctaatagcccacatgacaatattcggtTACAtacccttttgcatttatggggaccccccttgaacttaacgtggaactatgttactcactgcatgcgaggGGACTTACTGGTCCTTATTCTAccaaaatttcatatcaatagggaTCACCGTTTTtagatacagacagacagatagacaataaaccgattttaataaagttttgttttacacagcagAAATGCTATCTTTTTCACGCGCGCCGTATTCTTCGATGGATAAGATAATGTTAATAATCATAGCTTGAGGTTTCCGGATCGGGCGAACCAGTCAcgtaaaaaagataaaatagatGCAGAGCTGAAGTGTCAAGCTTTGTCTTAGAACATAAGTTGCTGCTGCTAGTTTCGTAGTGATTCTCCCCCAAAGATGACTTTAATACAAAGAGTGTGCTTAATATTGTTTGTTCTCTGTTTACTTAAATATAGTTTTAGCGTGCACAATAAACACCCAGTGTTATTTTCAAAGTTAGCAACATGCCAAGAGTTCTCTTTGGAAGCGGATAAATGTCTTCACTTTTTCCCTTTTGAGAAAATTAAAAACTACAAATCAAAGGAGAACAAAATCCACTTGAAGTTGTATGTGATGGCCTCAATGGACGCAAACATTGTACTCACAAATGGTTACGGAGAAGGAACTGTTCGTTACACAGCTGGTAAAAACCTCAGTTAATTCTTCTTTAATAACCAACCATTTTTAGTAATCGCGTTATAGTTACGTACATCACACATCTTCACAACCTATAATATCGTTTTCACGTTGTTCGCCGCTCGTAACTACATTCTCGGAAAAATATCCGGTTTGATCTCTCTGAAATGATTGTTTATTCACATTTCAAATGAGTGAAGTACATTCGATAAACAGTAAGACGGAAAAGTGTTCATCATTCTATCAAACATGTTTTGCACAAACAGGTATCTGCTCATGCGCTAAACTTTCCTGTCAATTTCAGTAATTCATGATCGGGTGTATATCCTAAGAAGTCCAGATCAGAGCATATAACCGGTTAAATCACTGCATTTTCAAAAGGACTCAGATATGTAACCTTATAGAGCTCAATCCAACCCAGTTCGAATTCATTGTGTGATGTCTGTGGCtaactgtttttctttttcatttctaGTTATTGGAGGTGTGGGGAATACCTATTCTTGGTTAAGAAACACAAGTGATACAACCATAGGCTTAGACAGTCATTTGCCTAATATTCTGTCCCCACTTTGGCCCACCCCAATCATTATCGAACAGAAACATGGTAAATTTGGATGGAACTTACTTCCACATATCTACTAAGAACATACTTTACAATAGATGGAAGGTTGGATGTATCAATACCCGAAGTAGCAGAGCCACTTCTGACGACTGACGCGTCCGATTTGACGAATGTCCAATCTTTTTGCCTATATGCATGGAGGAATCCTTGTCGATGGTTCTTTAACTGTACTGAGATTGAAGGTAGTATCAGGAtaattgcttttgttttttaaatattgaAGAAATGTTCCTCAACTGTATTCCAGATGATCTCTTAGATGACTTTTAGATGCGAGTGTGCTGAGTAGAAGCGATGGTTAAGAAATTAAAGCAAATCTGATTTAAATATTCTAAATACCAATTTATCATTtcgaaatcaaaatattttcaatcatTTACTGAAAGTAAGCAATAGATCACATCAGTCAAACTGAGCAGAAAACTAAGATAAATTTCTAGTTAAGGTACGACGAATCAACTGTCATTGTTGGTTAGGTTTTTTGATCCTCTAGATCCGGGTGGTTCATCCATCTCATTGAGTAAATGATTAAGCCATAGGATTGTCGCCCTTTCTTTTCATGTGCTCATTACCATATTCGTCGACGAGTGGTTCATTTACATGTGAAAGTAACTGTATAGTTCCTCTGATTATAATTTCCATGGCCAGACGGCTTATTCTTAAGTGGAAAGGACCCTCAAGCGCTATAAAGTGTTAAAAATTGCTCCCCACAGCGTCTGGACACGAAatctaattataataatataataatcgttggtgcaacaatccgtattggattagggccttgaagtgtgttagagcacttcattcaagaccaaaacggtacactacagtccacagtaggaggcaatgtggtcagcattgcgctcgcccgagattattaccctgatttgactcaggtactcattcacggctgagtcgactgttacCGACATCCAGTCCCTCTGCTGtcattgagatttgaaccgcgaccttccgctacgacagcccaatgctctaaccactgaagtCATCCGAACACAAAAGAAATAAGCTtgcgaaaacaaaaataaagtttttaatttgaGAAGTATTGAGGGTTAGTTATATgcagattcattcattcattcatatgaACGACGCATTGGAGAATGAAATTGAGGATCCTACGAACTGCTAATTAAAGCTCTTCGACGAGCTGAAGATCAGGCGATTTGAATGCTGCTGCAATGAGATCGAACAGAACAACCTCGAACCTCGAACCCCACCACCTTATATATCGAAGAGAATAGACACACCGGATACCAGAGGACCGAAACCTCTCCTCACTAGAGAAATATAGGAACAGAATAAAAATTGAGCTTGCGTCAAACAAGTTTCACCGCCGAAGCCGAAACGATGACCCAGAGGTTGACGAAAAACAAGGTTGGAACAGAAGCGTGCTGAATTATATCGTCTTCTGAAGATCTCAGAAAGAGACAACAAGCGACACTTCATGGA includes:
- the LOC119649593 gene encoding uncharacterized protein LOC119649593 isoform X1, which encodes MTLIQRVCLILFVLCLLKYSFSVHNKHPVLFSKLATCQEFSLEADKCLHFFPFEKIKNYKSKENKIHLKLYVMASMDANIVLTNGYGEGTVRYTAVIGGVGNTYSWLRNTSDTTIGLDSHLPNILSPLWPTPIIIEQKHDGRLDVSIPEVAEPLLTTDASDLTNVQSFCLYAWRNPCRWFFNCTEIEDDLLDDF
- the LOC119649593 gene encoding uncharacterized protein LOC119649593 isoform X2, whose protein sequence is MSEVHSINSKTEKCSSFYQTCFAQTVIGGVGNTYSWLRNTSDTTIGLDSHLPNILSPLWPTPIIIEQKHDGRLDVSIPEVAEPLLTTDASDLTNVQSFCLYAWRNPCRWFFNCTEIEDDLLDDF